From the Syngnathoides biaculeatus isolate LvHL_M chromosome 10, ASM1980259v1, whole genome shotgun sequence genome, one window contains:
- the parapinopsinb gene encoding parapinopsin b: MALFTGPAIALNATVIIVSLVHKQLRQPLNYALVNMAAADLGSAMTGGVLSVVNNALGYFSLGRTGCVMEGFAVSLFGITSLCTVALIALERMFVVCKPLGQMSFQKKHAVGGIVLSWLWSLTWNVPPLLGWGRYEAEGVGTSCAPDWHSRDARDVSYILVYFTVCFALPFAVILTSYAKLMWTLHQVSKMTCVEGGAAAKAELKVASMVVIMVLTFLINWMPYAALSMLVVYNPHVQISPLVATVPVYLAKSSTVYNPIIYIYYNKQFRKYAVPFLLCGKEPRLEDDDSEAATVVETTGNKVSPARKPQTATTVGTA; encoded by the exons ATGGCGCTTTTCACCGGGCCGGCCATCGCGCTCAACGCTACAGTGATCATCGTGTCCCTCGTGCACAAACAGCTGAGGCAACCGCTCAACTACGCTCTGGTGAACATGGCCGCCGCGGACCTGGGCTCAGCCATGACCGGGGGGGTTCTGTCTGTAGTCAACAACGCCCTGGGGTACTTCTCCCTGGGAAGGACAGGCTGCGTGATGGAGGGCTTTGCGGTGTCCTTGTTTG GCATCACGTCTTTGTGCACTGTGGCCctgatcgccctggagaggatGTTTGTCGTATGTAAACCTTTGGGGCAAATGAGCTTCCAAAAGAAGCACGCAGTCGGGGGCATCGTCTTGTCCTGGCTCTGGTCCCTGACGTGGAACGTCCCCCCGCTTCTGGGCTGGGGCAGGTACGAGGCGGAGGGCGTCGGGACTTCCTGCGCGCCGGACTGGCACAGCCGAGACGCTCGCGACGTGTCCTACATCCTGGTTTATTTCACCGTCTGCTTTGCTCTTCCTTTCGCCGTCATCTTGACGTCTTACGCTAAATTAATGTGGACGTTGCATCAG GTATCAAAGATGACTTGCGTGGAAGGCGGCGCAGCGGCTAAAGCGGAACTGAAGGTGGCGTCCATGGTGGTCATTATGGTCCTGACCTTCTTGATAAACTGGATGCCTTATGCTGCTTTGTCCATGCTGGTGGTGTACAACCCGCACGTCCAGATTAGCCCGCTGGTTGCGACGGTGCCGGTTTACTTGGCCAAGAGCAGTACCGTGTACAACCCCATCATCTACATCTACTACAACAAACAG TTCCGCAAGTACGCTGTGCCTTTCTTGCTGTGCGGCAAGGAGCCTCGACTGGAAGACGACGATTCCGAGGCGGCCACCGTGGTGGAGACGACAGGCAACAAAGTGTCGCCGGCCCGAAAGCCCCAAACGGCTACGACGGTCGGAACCGCCTGA